A window of Equus przewalskii isolate Varuska chromosome 16, EquPr2, whole genome shotgun sequence contains these coding sequences:
- the GGACT gene encoding gamma-glutamylaminecyclotransferase isoform X6: protein MTHVFVYGTLKRGQPNHKVLLGGTHGRAAFQGRGRTAEPYPLVIAGEHNVPRLLNVPGQGHRVVGEIYAVDEQMLRFLDEFEGCPDMYQRTPLPIAVLEWEGTRGAPRETPAADRTVQCFVYSTATFPPEWLHLPYHDNYDSQGQHGLRYNPRENR, encoded by the coding sequence ATGACCCACGTGTTCGTGTACGGGACCCTGAAGAGAGGCCAGCCCAACCACAAGGTGCTGCTGGGCGGCACCCACGGCCGCGCCGCCTTCCAGGGCCGGGGCCGCACGGCGGAGCCGTACCCCTTGGTGATCGCTGGAGAACACAACGTCCCGCGTCTGCTCAACGTCCCGGGGCAGGGCCACCGCGTGGTCGGGGAGATCTACGCCGTGGACGAGCAGATGCTGCGCTTCCTCGATGAGTTCGAAGGCTGCCCAGACATGTACCAGCGCACCCCGCTGCCGATCGCGGTCCTCGAGTGGGAGGGCACACGCGGCGCCCCCAGGGAGACGCCCGCTGCCGACAGGACCGTGCAGTGCTTCGTGTACAGCACGGCCACCTTCCCGCCCGAGTGGCTGCACCTCCCGTACCACGACAATTACGACTCTCAGGGGCAGCACGGGCTTCGCTATAATCCCCGGGAGAACAGATGA
- the GGACT gene encoding gamma-glutamylaminecyclotransferase isoform X5, which translates to MAGSYASPAGMTHVFVYGTLKRGQPNHKVLLGGTHGRAAFQGRGRTAEPYPLVIAGEHNVPRLLNVPGQGHRVVGEIYAVDEQMLRFLDEFEGCPDMYQRTPLPIAVLEWEGTRGAPRETPAADRTVQCFVYSTATFPPEWLHLPYHDNYDSQGQHGLRYNPRENR; encoded by the coding sequence CATCCCCGGCCGGCATGACCCACGTGTTCGTGTACGGGACCCTGAAGAGAGGCCAGCCCAACCACAAGGTGCTGCTGGGCGGCACCCACGGCCGCGCCGCCTTCCAGGGCCGGGGCCGCACGGCGGAGCCGTACCCCTTGGTGATCGCTGGAGAACACAACGTCCCGCGTCTGCTCAACGTCCCGGGGCAGGGCCACCGCGTGGTCGGGGAGATCTACGCCGTGGACGAGCAGATGCTGCGCTTCCTCGATGAGTTCGAAGGCTGCCCAGACATGTACCAGCGCACCCCGCTGCCGATCGCGGTCCTCGAGTGGGAGGGCACACGCGGCGCCCCCAGGGAGACGCCCGCTGCCGACAGGACCGTGCAGTGCTTCGTGTACAGCACGGCCACCTTCCCGCCCGAGTGGCTGCACCTCCCGTACCACGACAATTACGACTCTCAGGGGCAGCACGGGCTTCGCTATAATCCCCGGGAGAACAGATGA
- the GGACT gene encoding gamma-glutamylaminecyclotransferase isoform X4: MSFFLKDLCLLFKTQSEASPAGMTHVFVYGTLKRGQPNHKVLLGGTHGRAAFQGRGRTAEPYPLVIAGEHNVPRLLNVPGQGHRVVGEIYAVDEQMLRFLDEFEGCPDMYQRTPLPIAVLEWEGTRGAPRETPAADRTVQCFVYSTATFPPEWLHLPYHDNYDSQGQHGLRYNPRENR; the protein is encoded by the exons ATGAGTTTCTTCCTGAAGGATCTGTGTTTGTTGTTCAAAACACAATCAGAAG CATCCCCGGCCGGCATGACCCACGTGTTCGTGTACGGGACCCTGAAGAGAGGCCAGCCCAACCACAAGGTGCTGCTGGGCGGCACCCACGGCCGCGCCGCCTTCCAGGGCCGGGGCCGCACGGCGGAGCCGTACCCCTTGGTGATCGCTGGAGAACACAACGTCCCGCGTCTGCTCAACGTCCCGGGGCAGGGCCACCGCGTGGTCGGGGAGATCTACGCCGTGGACGAGCAGATGCTGCGCTTCCTCGATGAGTTCGAAGGCTGCCCAGACATGTACCAGCGCACCCCGCTGCCGATCGCGGTCCTCGAGTGGGAGGGCACACGCGGCGCCCCCAGGGAGACGCCCGCTGCCGACAGGACCGTGCAGTGCTTCGTGTACAGCACGGCCACCTTCCCGCCCGAGTGGCTGCACCTCCCGTACCACGACAATTACGACTCTCAGGGGCAGCACGGGCTTCGCTATAATCCCCGGGAGAACAGATGA
- the GGACT gene encoding gamma-glutamylaminecyclotransferase isoform X3 — protein sequence MAGSYGMSFFLKDLCLLFKTQSEASPAGMTHVFVYGTLKRGQPNHKVLLGGTHGRAAFQGRGRTAEPYPLVIAGEHNVPRLLNVPGQGHRVVGEIYAVDEQMLRFLDEFEGCPDMYQRTPLPIAVLEWEGTRGAPRETPAADRTVQCFVYSTATFPPEWLHLPYHDNYDSQGQHGLRYNPRENR from the exons GCATGAGTTTCTTCCTGAAGGATCTGTGTTTGTTGTTCAAAACACAATCAGAAG CATCCCCGGCCGGCATGACCCACGTGTTCGTGTACGGGACCCTGAAGAGAGGCCAGCCCAACCACAAGGTGCTGCTGGGCGGCACCCACGGCCGCGCCGCCTTCCAGGGCCGGGGCCGCACGGCGGAGCCGTACCCCTTGGTGATCGCTGGAGAACACAACGTCCCGCGTCTGCTCAACGTCCCGGGGCAGGGCCACCGCGTGGTCGGGGAGATCTACGCCGTGGACGAGCAGATGCTGCGCTTCCTCGATGAGTTCGAAGGCTGCCCAGACATGTACCAGCGCACCCCGCTGCCGATCGCGGTCCTCGAGTGGGAGGGCACACGCGGCGCCCCCAGGGAGACGCCCGCTGCCGACAGGACCGTGCAGTGCTTCGTGTACAGCACGGCCACCTTCCCGCCCGAGTGGCTGCACCTCCCGTACCACGACAATTACGACTCTCAGGGGCAGCACGGGCTTCGCTATAATCCCCGGGAGAACAGATGA